One Halosegnis longus DNA window includes the following coding sequences:
- a CDS encoding ArsA family ATPase, with protein MARFTFFGGKGGVGKTSMSAAFAHKRARAGEDVLIVSTDPAHSTADVFDQPFGDEPTPVDGYDSLDAIEIDPEQEVTDHLMETKRALGDQVSAGIVNEIDRQIELAHQTPGAHESALFDRFIELMREADHDRVVFDTSPTGGTLRLLSLPEYLGSWIDRLVEKREASIDLYEKAAIGSREPRRTSLGDPILARLRDRKERFEFARETLREDASFVLVANPDALSVRESERAIESLRERDLPVEGIIVNRLTPAPDDDENGRGAKFLRQRIETEQKRLAELRGFEPPIVAEIETRVSEVKGSFLDEVASELAFEQTV; from the coding sequence ATGGCACGGTTCACATTCTTCGGCGGGAAGGGCGGCGTCGGCAAGACCTCGATGTCGGCCGCCTTCGCACACAAGCGCGCCCGCGCCGGCGAGGACGTACTCATCGTCTCCACCGACCCGGCCCACTCGACGGCCGACGTGTTCGACCAGCCCTTCGGCGACGAACCGACTCCCGTCGACGGCTACGACTCGCTCGACGCCATCGAAATCGACCCCGAACAGGAGGTGACCGACCACCTGATGGAGACGAAACGCGCGCTCGGCGACCAGGTCAGCGCCGGCATCGTCAACGAAATCGACCGCCAGATCGAACTCGCACACCAGACCCCCGGCGCACACGAGTCGGCGCTGTTCGACCGATTCATCGAACTCATGCGCGAGGCCGACCACGACCGCGTCGTCTTCGACACCTCCCCGACGGGCGGGACCCTCCGGCTCCTCTCGCTCCCGGAGTATCTCGGCAGCTGGATCGACCGGCTCGTCGAGAAGCGAGAAGCGAGTATCGACCTCTACGAGAAGGCGGCAATCGGGAGCCGAGAGCCGCGCCGGACCAGCCTGGGCGACCCGATTCTCGCCCGCCTGCGCGACCGGAAAGAGCGGTTCGAGTTCGCCCGCGAAACACTGCGCGAGGACGCTTCCTTCGTCCTCGTGGCGAACCCCGACGCCCTGTCCGTCCGCGAGAGCGAGCGAGCCATCGAGAGTCTCCGCGAGCGCGACCTCCCGGTCGAGGGCATCATCGTGAACCGGCTCACGCCCGCACCCGACGACGACGAGAACGGCCGAGGGGCGAAGTTCCTCAGACAGCGCATCGAGACCGAACAGAAGCGACTCGCCGAACTCCGCGGATTCGAGCCGCCGATTGTCGCCGAAATCGAGACCCGCGTCTCCGAGGTGAAGGGGTCGTTCCTCGACGAGGTGGCGAGCGAACTGGCGTTCGAGCAGACGGTATAG